The following proteins are encoded in a genomic region of Nicotiana sylvestris chromosome 4, ASM39365v2, whole genome shotgun sequence:
- the LOC104228939 gene encoding probable serine/threonine protein kinase IRE4 gives MAEPSRTAGVESSSSPETGIPTGLNRIKTRRLESKERPSSRLVVDSDKLNESPRSGASTPRLKQDQRAAAKGRKGHRKGRKIASWFASYLFKDLDQAGSGISVNQVTDKEGPGRNVHKMGKHVTMRQSSQGTMPNSKASKTFKSFSHELGPKGGIQPSPPRAHSYNDLKELIGSLRLRFDAAKEAVNTELGGFLQEVVEIVQKNEKNDSLPLDGQKMAEELVVLAQDCIKMTCLEFRSNCEAIVQDLTMKRQECQMGLLKWLLTRMLFILTRCTRLLYFAKDSEPVDETSLAKLKECLNRIPSIKTDWVLKRGISDSEAGCTLNTKAGGKCSSEEEKTSKFSSHTHQQKSEFLLDGSVTTLEKDPMFIEPTSSFINHPDIQSNMKSLNHISDRISGELKNECRQQYSDDSLVICRICEELVPPIHLESHSYICAYAEKCDSKSLDVDERLLKFAELLDQLVESRNLGFHATSEIQENSKLRSANSGNTSESYSPNMGEWRSKGIDGMFEDLHEMDTASIEDSPLAAFVNLKSHLGAKFNHCGPPSSTGSMTSVSSTNTPRAVNFDFWLEHNNLSELEDVQQIADLADIARCAAGTDLSEEGSHEPLIAFMQDLQYTLQNNKLKALVVDTFGGRIENLLREKYILACDLVDRKDGFGHSEGSKMLVDNSSHSSIMSTPSSSSHKERTSIDDFEIIKPISRGAFGRVFLARKRSTGDLFAIKVLKKLDLLRKNDIERILAERNILITVRNPFVVRFFYSFTSRDYLYLVMEYLNGGDLFSLLKKVGCLEEDVARTYVAELVLALEYLHSLGIVHRDLKPDNILIAQDGHIKLTDFGLSKIGLMNSTDDLSGPDTKDVVLPDVGSQQDPDHLLDKSQRSAVGTPDYLAPEILLGTEHGSAADWWSVGIILFELITGVPPFNAEHPEVIFDNILNKQIPWPFVPEEMSLEAQDLIDRLLVHDPNLRLGAKGASEVKAHQFFSGVDWDNLALQKAAFVPQTDGVDDTSYFVSRYGLSGVQDDEDCNDSASDSSEFSSNFALENMDECGDLAQFDPSPLDLSLMNFSFKNLSQLASINHDMLLQSGFDSSRCSSPCKGPSE, from the exons ATGGCGGAACCGAGTCGGACCGCTGGTGTTGAGTCGTCGTCGTCGCCAGAGACCGGAATTCCGACCGGTTTGAACCGGATTAAGACTAGGCGGCTTGAGTCGAAGGAAAGGCCGAGTTCAAGGCTTGTAGTAGATTCCGATAAGTTGAATGAGTCTCCTCGTTCTGGAGCTTCCACGCCTCGTTTGAAGCAGGACCAAAGAGCTGCCGCAAAAGGACGTAAAG GACACCGTAAAGGCAGGAAGATAGCTAGTTGGTTTGCGTCATATCTCTTTAAGGATTTAGATCAAGCTGGTAGTGGAATTTCAGTAAATCAG GTTACTGACAAGGAGGGTCCTGGAAGGAATGTGCATAAGATGGGGAAGCATGTGACAATGAGGCAATCTTCCCAAGGAACAATGCCTAATAGTAAAGCAAGCAAAACATTCAAAAGTTTTTCACACGAGCTAGGTCCAAAAGGTGGCATTCAACCTTCACCTCCGCGAGCTCACAGCTATAATGATCTAAAG GAGCTGATTGGATCTCTTCGTTTAAGATTTGATGCTGCTAAAGAAGCAGTGAACACCGAACTAGGCGGTTTCTTGCAGGAGGTTGTAGAAATTGTACAGAAGAATGAGAAGAATGATTCCTTGCCTCTGGATGGACAAAAGATGGCTGAAGAACTTGTTGTTCTTGCTCAAGATTGTATCAAAATGACGTGCTTAGAGTTCCGCTCCAACTGTGAAGCAATTGTCCAAGACCTGACTATGAAAAGACAAGAATGCCAAATGGGTCTTTTGAAATGGTTGTTGACACGTATGCTTTTTATATTGACACGGTGCACAAGACTGTTGTATTTTGCTAAGGACAGTGAGCCAGTTGATGAGACATCTCTGGCCAAGCTTAAAGAATGTCTAAATAGAATCCCTTCTATTAAAACGGATTGGGTTCTCAAGCGAGGGATATCTGATTCGGAAGCAGGTTGTACTTTGAACACAAAGGCTGGTGGCAAATGCAGTTCGGAGGAAGAAAAGACTTCAAAATTTTCCTCCCACACACATCAGCAGAAATCTGAATTTCTCTTGGATGGAAGTGTCACTACACTAGAAAAAGATCCCATGTTTATTGAACCAACATCATCTTTTATTAACCATCCTGACATTCAGTCTAACATGAAATCATTAAACCATATCAGCGACCGAATTAGTGGAGAATTGAAAAACGAGTGTAGACAACAGTATTCAGATGATTCTTTGGTGATATGTAGAATTTGTGAGGAACTTGTTCCCCCTATTCATTTGGAGTCTCATTCCTATATATGTGCTTATGCAGAGAAATGTGATTCGAAATCTCTAGATGTAGATGAGCGCCTTCTGAAATTTGCAGAGTTACTGGATCAGCTTGTGGAATCACGTAATTTAGGATTTCATGCAACGTCTGAgatccaagaaaattcaaagcTGAGAAGTGCAAATTCTGGGAATACATCTGAAAGTTATTCACCAAATATGGGTGAGTGGAGAAGCAAAGGGATAGATGGAATGTTCGAGGATCTTCATGAGATGGATACAGCCAGTATAGAGGATTCTCCATTAGCAGCATTCGTTAATTTGAAGAGTCACTTGGGTGCAAAGTTTAATCATTGTGGCCCACCATCTTCAACAGGGAGCATGACATCAGTATCCTCCACAAATACCCCTCGGGCAGTAAATTTTGACTTCTGGTTAGAGCATAACAATCTTTCTGAGCTAGAGGATGTCCAGCAG aTTGCTGATTTAGCAGATATTGCACGTTGTGCGGCCGGAACAGATCTTTCAGAAGAAGGATCTCATGAGCCTTTAATTGCTTTCATGCAAGACCTACAATATACTTTACAAAATAACAAGCTAAAAGCTCTTGTAGTAGATACATTTGGGGGACGAATAGAGAACCTTTTGCG AGAGAAATATATACTTGCTTGTGATCTTGTGGATAGAAAAGACGGTTTTGGACATTCAGAAGGCTCCAAAATGTTAGTGGATAATTCATCTCATTCCAGTATAATGTCAACTCCTTCAAGTTCATCACACAAAGAAAGAACAAGCATTGATGATTTTGAGATTATCAAACCAATCAGCAGAGGTGCCTTTGGCAGAGTTTTTCTGGCACGCAAGCGGTCAACTGGAGATTTATTTGCAATCAAG GTTCTCAAGAAATTAGATTTGTTGCGAAAGAATGATATTGAGCGCATATTGGCAGAGCGCAATATATTGATTACCGTCAGAAACCCTTTTGTg GTCCGATTTTTTTATTCATTCACCAGCAGAGACTACCTTTATTTGGTCATGGAGTATCTTAATGGCGGTGATCTATTCTCTCTGCTTAAAAAAGTTGGTTGCCTTGAGGAAGATGTAGCTCGAACCTATGTCGCGGAATTG GTCCTTGCTCTGGAGTACCTTCAttctttaggaattgtccatcgTGACCTCAAGCCAGACAACATATTAATTGCTCAAGATGGGCATATAAAG CTTACAGATTTTGGTTTGTCGAAAATTGGACTAATGAACAGCACGGATGATCTATCTGGACCCGATACAAAGGATGTAGTGCTTCCTGATGTTGGTAGCCAGCAAGATCCAGATCATCTATTGGACAAATCTCAACGGTCAGCTGTTGGTACCCCTGACTATTTGGCTCCGGAAATTCTTCTTGGAACTGAGCATG GTAGCGCTGCTGATTGGTGGTCAGTAGGAATCATTTTGTTTGAACTCATCACTGGGGTTCCGCCTTTCAATGCCGAGCACCCTGAG GTTATCTTTGATAATATTCTTAACAAGCAAATCCCCTGGCCGTTTGTCCCAGAAGAGATGTCCCTTGAGGCACAAGATTTGATTGACAG GCTTCTTGTTCATGACCCAAATCTGCGCCTTGGAGCAAAAGGAGCATCAGAG GTAAAAGCACACCAATTTTTCAGTGGAGTTGACTGGGATAATCTTGCCTTACAGAAG GCAGCCTTTGTACCACAGACTGATGGTGTTGATGACACAAGCTATTTCGTATCCCGTTATGGTCTAAGTGGAGTGCAAGATGATGAAGATTGTAATGATTCTGCTTCCGACAGCTCTGAGTTCTCGTCGAACTTCGCACTTGAG AATATGGATGAATGTGGTGATCTCGCTCAGTTTGATCCTTCTCCTCTTGATCTGTCCTTGATGAATTTTTCTTTCAAG AACCTCTCTCAGTTGGCATCCATCAACCATGATATGCTCTTGCAAAGTGGCTTCGATTCGTCAAGGTGCTCATCTCCCTGTAAGGGTCCAAGTGAATAA